The proteins below are encoded in one region of Silene latifolia isolate original U9 population chromosome 2, ASM4854445v1, whole genome shotgun sequence:
- the LOC141643638 gene encoding oxygen-evolving enhancer protein 2, chloroplastic-like, with the protein MASTACFLHHAAITSPAAGKIPSSRYPAVIIRPNVVICKAQKQEEEARIDNGTVSRRLALTVLIGAAAVGSKVSPADAAYGEAANVFGKPKSNTDFLPYNGDGFKLSIPAKWNPSKEKEFPGQVLRFEDNFDATSNVSVMIQPTDKKSITDFGSPESFLSQVNYLLGQQAYFGKTDSEGGFDSGVVASANILETDTPVVDGKQYYFLSVLTRTADGDEGGKHQLISATVKDGKLYICKAQAGDKRWFKGAKKFVESAATSFSVA; encoded by the exons ATGGCCTCAACAGCATGCTTCTTACACCATGCAGCCATCACCAGCCCTGCAGCTGGTAAAATCCCGTCTTCGCGCTACCCGGCTGTCATCATTAGACCTAACGTGGTGATCTGCAAGGCCCAGAAGCAAGAAGAAGAGGCCCGTATTGATAACGGTACCGTTTCGAGAAGGTTGGCTTTGACTGTACTCATTGGTGCTGCTGCTGTTGGTTCCAAGGTTTCTCCTGCTGATGCTGCTTATGGAGAAGCTG CAAATGTATTCGGGAAGCCAAAGTCAAACACTGACTTCCTACCGTACAATGGAGACGGATTTAAATTGTCAATCCCGGCGAAATGGAACCCAAGCAAAGAAAAAGAGTTTCCTGGTCAAGTTTTAAGGTTCGAAGACAATTTCGATGCTACCAGCAACGTGAGTGTCATGATACAACCCACCGATAAGAAGTCTATCACTGATTTCGGTTCTCCTGAGAGTTTCCTCTCCCAA GTTAACTACTTATTGGGACAGCAAGCTTACTTTGGCAAGACCGATTCTGAG GGTGGCTTCGACTCTGGAGTTGTGGCATCTGCAAACATCCTAGAAACAGACACACCAGTAGTTGACGGAAAGCAGTACTATTTCTTGTCAGTTTTGACAAGAACAGCAGACGGTGATGAAGGTGGGAAACACCAGCTGATTTCAGCTACAGTTAAAGACGGTAAGCTTTACATCTGCAAGGCTCAGGCTGGAGATAAGAGATGGTTCAAGGGAGCTAAAAAGTTCGTTGAAAGCGCTGCCACTTCTTTCAGTGTTGCTTAA